Proteins from a single region of Oenanthe melanoleuca isolate GR-GAL-2019-014 chromosome 12, OMel1.0, whole genome shotgun sequence:
- the RAD18 gene encoding E3 ubiquitin-protein ligase RAD18, whose translation MALALPPLEPPWPPSLAPLKAVDDLLRCGICFDYFSIAVVIPQCSHSYCSLCIRKFLSYKTQCPTCCVAVSESDLRNNRLLDDLVKSFNSARQQLLQLVLDAPSPAAPGHCSPAQPAQGPGTHSLLRKDKVCTSLAGLPGAALESLSTEGHHDLHSPSAEPGAADSKVGSQEVPGSTGNQEKPSTSVVQGDCKVECPVCGVAIPEQYINKHLDSCLSREEKKDSLRSSAQRRKLMSKVVYNLLSDRDLKKKLKEHGLSTSGTRQQLIKRHQEFVHMYNAQCDSLSPKSVAEVVKELEKNEKIRVQLECNNKSGENSLTFTKDQTEEEIDEIHAKYRNKHGREFKFLVDEVNKRWKKTGERKAESAGSKEEVAVKELPAATEHHTAVVPGRAQTLQSEIPDGQRSESHCLKEYQRSASPEFSLSSGSSSSTNSDILADVEGSETCSASSDSSVPLAGSRRKLRRRVPREEEEEEEGAWMPRGKRKRS comes from the exons ATGGCCCTGGCGCTGCCGCCGCTGGAGCCGCCGTGGCCGCCCAGCCTGGCCCCGCTGAAG GCCGTGGATGACTTGCTGCGCTGTGGGATCTGCTTCGACTATTTCAGCATCGCCGTGGTGATCCCGCAGTGCTCGCACAGCT acTGTTCCCTTTGTATCCGCAAGTTTTTGTCCTACAAAACGCAGTGTCCAACCTGCTGTGTG gcAGTCTCAGAATCTGACCTGAGAAACAACCGGCTTCTAGATGATCTGGTGAAGAGCTTTAATTCTGCAAG gcagcagctgctgcagttggtgttggatgctccatccccagcagcccctgggcactgcagccctgctcagcctgctcAGGGGCCAGGCACCCACAGCCTCCTGAGGAAGGACAAGGTCTGcacctccctggcagggctgccaggggctgctctggagagTCTCAGCACTGAGGGGCACCATGACCtgcacagcccttctgcagagcctggggctgcagacaGCAAGGTGGGGTCACAGGAGGTTCCTGGGAGCACTGGAAATCAAGAAAAGCCTTCTACATCTGTGGTGCAAGGAGACTGCAAAG TGGAATGTCCTGTTTGTGGGGTTGCTATTCCAGAGCAGTATATCAACAAACATCTGGACagctgcttgagcagggaggagaagaaggaCAGCCTGAGaag ctctgcccagagaaGGAAGCTGATGTCCAAGGTTGTTTATAACCTGCTGTCAGACAGGGACCTGAAGAAGAAGCTCAAGGAACATGGTCTGTCCACCTCTGGCACCCGCCAGCAGCTCATCAAGAGGCACCAGGAGTTTGTGCACATGTACAATGCCCAGTGTGACTCCCTGAGCCCCAAATCAG TTGCAGAGGTTGTTAAAGAGCTGGAGAAGAATGAGAAGATTCGGGTCCAGCTGGAGTGTAACAATAAATCTGGGGAAAAT AGCTTGACCTTCACAAAGGACCAGACAGAGGAGGAAATAGATGAGATCCACGCTAAGTATC GAAACAAACACGGGAGAGAATTCAAGTTCTTGGTGGATGAAGTAAATAAAAGGTGGAAGAAGACAGgggagaggaaagcagaaagtgCTGGAAGCAAAGAGGAAGTTGCTGTcaaggagctgccagcagccacag AGCATCACACAGCTGTTGTCCCTGGAAGAGCCCAGACACTCCAGTCAGAAATTCCTGATGGCCAGAGAAGTGAATCTCATTGCTTGAAGGAATACCAGAGATCAGCCTCTCCTGAGTTCTCCCTCTCatctggctccagcagcag cACCAATTCAGACATCCTGGCAGATGTGGAAGGGTCTGAGACGTGTTCAGCATCCTCTGACAG ctctgtgcccctggccgggagcaggaggaagctgCGGCGGCGAGTCCcgcgggaggaggaggaggaggaggaaggagcgTGGATGCCCCGGGGCAAGCGCAAGAGGAGCTAG
- the LOC130258376 gene encoding uncharacterized protein LOC130258376 codes for MSVCWGQGTGVCEGPRTGDRVCECPRTGDRVCEWPRTGDRVCEGPRTGDRVCEGPRTGDRVCELPRTGDRVCEGPRTGDRVCEWPRTGDRVCEGPRTGDRVCEGPRTATVLHRSTESRTLMLTRVTGDGNHGMAGVGRQLPDPLIPPLPWQGHLPAPQGAPGPVQPGLDTSKDGDRNISVFPFEEGDSTTDHPTALSLKEHNASPPVPRAQFGTQGKAATPRLSPQLRTSPGRDQTSGCLSEKAVWGTASRMRGWSPQRSAWGLQPCQALSSFMDKVFSTENPTTALFLVTVNFEEKTLKLAVCK; via the exons ATGTCAGTGTGCTGGGGAC agggaacaggggtTTGTGAGGGCCCAAGGACAGGTGACAGGGTTTGTGAGTGCCCAAGGACAGGTGACAGGGTTTGTGAATGGCCAAGGACAGGTGACAGGGTTTGTGAGGGCCCAAGGACAGGTGACAGGGTTTGTGAGGGCCCAAGGACAGGTGACAGGGTTTGTGAGTTGCCAAGGACAGGTGACAGGGTTTGTGAGGGCCCAAGGACAGGTGACAGGGTTTGTGAGTGGCCAAGGACAGGTGACAGGGTTTGTGAGGGCCCAAGGACAGGTGACAGGGTTTGTGAGGGCCCAAGGACAGCCACAGTGCTGCACAGGAGCACTGAGAGCAGGACACTGATGCTGACACGTGTCACAGGTGATGGGAATCATGgcatggctggggtgggaaggcAGCTCCCAGATcctctcatcccacccctgccatggcagggacaccttccagcaCCCCAGGGGGCTCCaggccctgtccagcctggcctggacacttccaaggatggagacagaaatatttctgtcttccCATTTGAAGAAGGTGACAGCACCACAGaccatcccacagccctgagcctgaAGGAACACAATGCCTCTcctcctgtgcccagagcccagttTGGGAcccaaggaaaagcagcaaccCCCAGACTCAGTCCACAACTGAGGACAAGCCCTGGCAGGGACCAAACCTCGGGATGTTTATCAGAAAAGGCAGTTTGGGGCACAGCAAGCAGGATGAGAGGTTGGTCACCCCAAAGGAGTGCTTGGGGCCTGCAGCCTTGCCAGGCACTCTCCTCATTTATGGACAAAgtattttccacagaaaacccaacaactgctttatttttagtcacagttaattttgaagaaaaaacccTTAAACTAGCTGTATGTAAATGA
- the OXTR gene encoding oxytocin receptor, with amino-acid sequence MEKLYLAGSSTWTINSSLGNGSLRLENLSAGRNSSADPLKRNEDMAKVEVTVLCLILFLALTGNLCVLLAIHTTRHKHSRMYFFMKHLSIADLVVAIFQVLPQLIWDITFRFYGPDFLCRLIKYLQVVGMFASTYMLLLMSLDRCLAICQPLRSLHRRADRVSVLLTWLLCLLVSIPQIHIFSLRDVGNGVYDCWADFIQPWGPKAYVTWITLMVYIIPVLMLSICYGLISFKIWQNVKLKTAQGPSAALGSGSRGGMVFARVSSTRLISKAKIRTVKMTFIIVLAFIVCWTPFFFVQMWSVWDTNAPQEASPFIIAMLLASLNSCCNPWIYMLYTGHLFHDLMRRFLCCSARYLKSRPACELSKKSNSSSLALSCRSPSQRSFVQPPPT; translated from the exons ATGGAGAAGCTGTACCTGGCGGGGAGCAGCACCTGGACCATCAACAGCTCCCTGGGGAACGGCAGCCTGCGGCTGGAGAACCTGAGCGCGGGCAGGAACAGCAGCGCCGACCCCCTGAAGAGGAACGAGGACATGGCCAAGGTGGAGGTGACGGTCCTGTGCCTCATCCTGTTCCTGGCCCTGACCGGCAACCTGTGCGTGCTGCTGGCCATCCACACCACCCGCCACAAGCACTCCCGCATGTACTTCTTCATGAAGCACCTGAGCATCGCTGACCTGGTCGTGGCCATCTTCcaggtgctgccccagctcatcTGGGACATCACCTTCAGGTTCTACGGGCCGGATTTCCTCTGCCGCTTGATCAAGTACCTGCAGGTCGTGGGGATGTTCGCTTCCACCTacatgctgctgctgatgtCCCTGGACCGCTGCTTGGCCATCTGTCAGCCACTGaggtccctgcacaggagagcCGACCGGGTCTCTGTCctcctcacctggctgctgtgcctgctggtcAGCATCCCTCAGATCCACATATTTTCTCTCAGGGATGTGGGGAATGGGGTTTATGACTGTTGGGCAGATttcatccagccctggggaccgAAAGCCTACGTTACCTGGATCACCCTCATGGTCTATATCATCCCCGTGCTGATGCTGAGCATCTGCTACGGCTTAATCAGCTTCAAAATCTGGCAGAACGTGAAGCTGAAGACGGCGCAGGGGCCCAGCGCGGCTCTGGGCTCAGGCTCCCGCGGGGGGATGGTGTTTGCCAGggtcagcagcaccaggctcaTCTCTAAAGCCAAGATCCGCACAGTCAAAATGACCTTCATCATCGTGCTGGCCTTCATAGTGTGCTGGACCCCCTTCTTCTTCGTGCAGATGTGGTCGGTGTGGGACACCAACGCCCCGCAGGAAG CCTCCCCGTTCATCATCGCCATGCTCCTGGCCAGCCTCAACAGCTGCTGCAACCCCTGGATCTACATGCTCTACACCGGGCACCTCTTCCACGACCTGATGCGCcgcttcctctgctgctccgCGCGCTACCTCAAGTCGCGGCCGGCGTGCGAGCTGAGCAAGAAGAGCAACTCCTCGTCCTTGGCgctcagctgcaggagcccgAGCCAGAGGAGCTTCGTGCAGCCGCCCCCGACGTGA